The following proteins are co-located in the Acinetobacter shaoyimingii genome:
- a CDS encoding winged helix-turn-helix transcriptional regulator, with protein MITEEQIINFEKDEFEKDACSIAFVMALKDALNVINGKWKLAIVCTLLAEQRRFNDIERLIKGITPRMISKELKELEINGVVRKIQLTENNLSVTKYDLTESGKNLYEVIVKMVEWGKQHRVLSLEQHQVNE; from the coding sequence ATGATCACTGAAGAACAAATAATAAATTTTGAGAAAGATGAATTTGAAAAAGACGCTTGTAGCATTGCTTTTGTAATGGCGCTGAAAGATGCGTTAAATGTGATTAATGGCAAATGGAAGCTCGCAATCGTCTGTACGCTTTTGGCTGAACAACGCCGTTTTAATGATATCGAACGTTTGATTAAAGGCATTACACCTCGAATGATTTCTAAGGAATTAAAAGAGTTAGAAATTAATGGTGTGGTTCGCAAGATTCAACTGACTGAAAATAACTTAAGTGTCACCAAATATGATTTGACTGAATCTGGGAAAAATTTATATGAAGTGATTGTAAAGATGGTGGAATGGGGTAAACAGCATCGGGTTTTAAGCTTAGAACAACATCAAGTAAATGAATAA
- the ahpC gene encoding alkyl hydroperoxide reductase subunit C: MSLINTQVKPFTATAYKNGEFIEVSDQDMMGKWSVVFFYPADFTFVCPTELGDLADNYAEFQKMGVEIYSVSTDTHFTHKAWHDSSEEIKKIEYPMVGDPTWTLAKNFEVLIEADGLADRGTFVIDPEGKIQIVEINAGGIGRDASELLRKLKAAQYVHAHPGEVCPAKWKEGDATLAPSIDLVGKI; this comes from the coding sequence ATGAGCTTAATCAACACTCAAGTCAAACCATTTACAGCAACAGCATACAAAAATGGTGAATTCATTGAAGTATCTGATCAAGATATGATGGGTAAATGGTCAGTGGTGTTCTTCTATCCTGCAGACTTTACCTTTGTATGTCCAACAGAATTAGGCGATCTTGCTGATAACTATGCTGAATTCCAAAAAATGGGTGTAGAAATTTATTCAGTTTCAACCGACACGCATTTCACACACAAAGCTTGGCACGATTCTTCTGAAGAAATTAAGAAAATCGAATATCCAATGGTTGGCGATCCAACTTGGACTTTAGCGAAAAACTTCGAAGTCTTGATTGAAGCAGATGGTCTTGCAGACCGTGGTACTTTCGTGATTGACCCTGAAGGTAAAATTCAGATCGTAGAAATCAATGCGGGTGGTATTGGTCGTGATGCTTCTGAATTACTTCGTAAATTAAAAGCAGCACAATACGTTCATGCTCACCCAGGTGAAGTATGCCCGGCTAAATGGAAAGAAGGTGATGCAACATTAGCACCATCTATTGATCTAGTAGGTAAGATCTAA
- a CDS encoding LysR substrate-binding domain-containing protein, whose protein sequence is MHSFDDYYYFYLVVKYGGFSAASEVSNITKSKLSRRILDLEAKFNVTLIQRSTRHFKVTPLGQEFFEECQKVIEQADAAQNVLMKQKVLPQGLIKLSCPPVMMEYQIRPLLMQFLKDHPKVDVEMELTSRRVDVLHDDIDLAIRTNFEANEDSSIIVRDVIKTTHCLVASPELLQGRQIELVTELTEFPSIVLGTQKQQYHWHLHNLERQEEIDIHLQPRVKSNDIAGAYYAVLDGLGIADLPYLTVEKDIAEGRLIHLLPDWCSNIGTVQLVYASRKGQRLVMEKLVDHLVEGIRSNAPQSLGYLI, encoded by the coding sequence ATGCATTCATTTGACGACTACTATTATTTTTATCTTGTTGTGAAATATGGTGGCTTTAGTGCTGCAAGTGAAGTCAGCAACATCACCAAATCGAAACTCAGTCGTCGTATTTTAGACTTAGAAGCAAAATTCAATGTCACGCTTATACAACGCTCTACGCGTCATTTTAAAGTAACGCCTTTGGGTCAAGAATTTTTTGAAGAATGCCAAAAAGTGATTGAACAGGCCGATGCCGCGCAAAATGTACTGATGAAGCAAAAAGTACTGCCTCAAGGTTTAATTAAGCTAAGTTGTCCACCTGTGATGATGGAATATCAAATTCGTCCTTTATTGATGCAATTTTTAAAAGATCATCCCAAGGTTGACGTTGAAATGGAACTCACCAGTCGCCGCGTAGATGTGTTACATGATGATATTGATTTGGCTATTCGTACCAATTTTGAAGCCAATGAAGACTCGAGCATTATTGTCAGAGATGTGATTAAAACCACGCACTGTCTGGTTGCCAGCCCAGAACTACTGCAAGGTCGTCAAATTGAATTGGTCACTGAGCTTACAGAATTTCCAAGTATTGTCTTGGGCACGCAAAAACAACAATATCACTGGCATTTGCATAATTTAGAGCGCCAAGAAGAAATTGATATTCACTTACAACCCCGTGTGAAGAGTAATGATATTGCAGGGGCTTATTATGCTGTGCTCGATGGTTTAGGCATTGCAGATTTACCGTATTTGACGGTTGAAAAAGATATTGCTGAAGGTCGTCTGATTCACTTATTACCTGACTGGTGCTCCAATATCGGTACGGTGCAATTGGTTTATGCATCCCGTAAAGGACAACGTTTGGTGATGGAAAAACTGGTTGATCATCTGGTCGAAGGCATACGCAGCAATGCACCGCAAAGTCTGGGTTATCTCATATAA
- the ycaC gene encoding isochorismate family cysteine hydrolase YcaC, which translates to MGKPYVRLDKNNAAVLLVDHQTGLLSLVRDIDPDKFKNNVLALAAAAKYFNLPTILTTSFEDGPNGPLVPELKEMFPDAPYIARPGQINAWDNEDFVKAVKATGKKQLIIAGVVTEVCVAFPTLSALAEDFEVFVITDASGTFNALTRDSAWDRMSSAGAQLLTWFGASCELHRDWRNDIEGLGALFGSHIPDYSNLINSYVQNTSTKK; encoded by the coding sequence ATGGGTAAACCTTATGTACGGTTAGATAAAAATAATGCAGCCGTTTTATTGGTCGATCATCAAACCGGCTTGCTTTCTTTAGTTCGTGATATTGATCCTGATAAATTTAAAAATAATGTGTTGGCTTTAGCTGCTGCAGCAAAATATTTCAACCTTCCAACGATTTTGACCACCAGCTTTGAAGATGGTCCAAATGGCCCTTTGGTTCCAGAATTGAAAGAGATGTTCCCAGATGCACCTTATATTGCCCGTCCAGGTCAAATTAATGCATGGGACAATGAAGACTTTGTCAAAGCAGTCAAAGCAACAGGTAAAAAACAACTGATTATTGCAGGTGTTGTGACTGAAGTCTGTGTCGCATTTCCGACACTTTCTGCACTTGCAGAAGATTTTGAAGTGTTTGTGATTACTGATGCTTCAGGAACGTTCAATGCATTGACACGTGACTCCGCATGGGATCGTATGTCAAGTGCAGGTGCTCAACTGTTGACTTGGTTCGGCGCTTCATGTGAATTACACCGTGACTGGCGTAACGATATTGAAGGTCTAGGTGCGTTATTTGGTAGTCATATTCCTGACTATAGCAACTTGATCAACAGCTATGTGCAAAACACGTCGACAAAAAAATAA
- a CDS encoding pirin family protein: protein MKRIIGVYRNQHMHWVGDGFPVKNLFSYDRLGQAISPFLLLDYAAPYHFEPTTAQHGVGSHPHRGFETVTVAYQGEVEHKDSSGGGGVIRSGDVQWMTAGAGLVHEEFHAKKFAEQGGFFEMVQLWVNLPAADKMTQPKYQAIESQDIPKIDLDGTGHIRVIAGSYHDQTGPASTFSPINVWDGELQVGHRHTIHVPVDHNALVVVLKGEMLLNDSQKVQDHSIVMFANDGEAEISIEATQDAKFLVLTGKPLNEPIQGYGPFVMNTKDEIIQAFNDFNSGKFGEIPVSA, encoded by the coding sequence ATGAAAAGAATTATTGGCGTTTATCGTAATCAACATATGCATTGGGTCGGTGATGGATTCCCTGTTAAAAATCTATTTTCGTATGATCGTTTAGGTCAAGCCATTAGCCCATTTTTATTGTTGGATTATGCTGCACCCTATCATTTTGAGCCGACTACAGCCCAACATGGTGTCGGTTCTCATCCGCATCGTGGCTTTGAAACTGTTACCGTGGCTTACCAAGGTGAAGTTGAACATAAAGACTCAAGCGGTGGAGGTGGTGTGATCCGTTCGGGTGATGTGCAATGGATGACTGCGGGTGCAGGCTTGGTGCATGAAGAATTCCACGCCAAAAAATTTGCTGAACAAGGCGGATTTTTTGAAATGGTGCAATTGTGGGTCAACTTACCAGCTGCTGATAAAATGACACAGCCTAAATATCAAGCGATTGAGTCTCAAGATATTCCAAAAATTGATTTGGATGGAACAGGGCATATCCGCGTGATTGCAGGTTCATATCACGATCAGACTGGACCCGCATCTACTTTTAGCCCAATCAATGTATGGGATGGAGAATTACAGGTTGGTCATCGTCATACCATTCATGTGCCCGTCGATCACAATGCACTTGTGGTCGTATTGAAAGGTGAAATGCTGTTGAATGATAGTCAAAAAGTTCAAGATCATTCTATTGTGATGTTTGCCAATGATGGTGAAGCTGAAATCAGCATTGAAGCAACTCAAGATGCAAAATTTTTGGTACTTACAGGTAAACCGCTCAATGAACCGATTCAAGGTTATGGTCCATTTGTCATGAATACCAAAGACGAAATTATTCAAGCTTTTAATGATTTCAATTCGGGTAAATTTGGTGAAATACCTGTTTCAGCTTAG